CTGGAGATGCATATCATGTCGCTGCTCCTAACCCGGATGGAGATGGTGCGCTTGCTGCAATGGCCTCTGCAATAAAAATGGCAGGAGTTAGACTGAACGAGATTGATTATATTAATGCACACGGAACGTCCACACCAAATGGTGACGCTGCTGAGTTGAATGCTTTAAGGCGTTTGTTTGGCAACTCCTTAGGAATGGGTGTGTCTTCAACAAAGTCATCTATAGGGCATGCTTTAGGTGCTGCTGGTGGTATAGAAGCGGTTCTCTGTGTACTCGCTATGCGTGATTCAGTAATGCCTCCAACACTCAATTTGGATAAACCTGATGATTGTGCCAGTGGATTTAATTTGGTACCACACACGCCCCAAGAGAAAATTCTGCGGTATGTACTCTCAAATTCTTTTGGGTTCGGGGGAACTAATGCATCATTACTGTTTGGGCAATGTTCATAATTGGGGGTCTGTGTGTTAGGTGAGAAAAAAGATACAGCAGCTGCCTGGTTTAGGGAGTTGAGGGATCGTATAAGGGATGAGTTTATTGCTATAGAAAAGGACTTTGATCCCAATTTTCAGTCGGGTTTTGCAGTAGAATCTTGGGAACGAGAAGGCGGCGGAGGCGGTGAAATGAGTCTCATGTACGGTACTGTATTTGAGAAGATAGGTGTAAATATATCAACCGTGCATGGGATTTTCAGCGAAGACTTTGCGTCCAAAATTCCTGGTGCAGCAGAAAATGGAGGGAAGTTCTGGGCTAGTGGTATTTCATTGGTGGCGCATATGAGTTCTCCACTTGTTCCTGCAGTGCATATGAATACACGCATGATAGTTACCGATAAATACTGGTTTGGTGGTGGTGCAGATTTGACTCCTATGTACTACAACGAGGAGGATGCAAAGAGCTTCCACGCTGAGTTTAAAGAAACGTGTGATAGACATGATAGCAAGTATTACGATGAATTCAGTAAGTGGGCAGATGAATATTTTTACATAAAACATAGGAATGAACCTAGGGGAATAGGGGGAATATTCTACGATTACTTAAGAACAGATGATTGGGAGAAGGATTTTGCTTTTACAAAAGATGTTGGTAAGTGCTTTCTTTCTGTATATCCAAAGATAGTGAGGAAAAATATGCACCTCTCTTATACAAATGAGCAAAGGCAGTTTCAGCTTCTCAAGAGGGGTAGGTATGTTGAGTTTAATCTTCTATACGATAGAGGTACCGAGTTCGGGCTCAAGACAGGTGGTAATGTGAAAGCAATCCTAATGTCCTTGCCTCCTGTAGTGGAGTGGAGAGATTTTTAAAGGTAGTTTGCTATCCTTTTTCGTACAGTAGTTTAGTCTAATACATGGAGTTTGTTTACCTGCTTGTTGTTCTCGCCGTTTTTTTCTTTATTTGTTGGCAGACTTCAAGCAGGTCGGGTTCTGGTGGATTACTCAGTCTCCTTGTTTGGGGCATTGTGATATGTCTGGTGGTCTCCATATACAACACTGGGGACCGAATTTTTCAAAACAAGCTGCTTGGTGAAATCTATGAGAAAGTTCAAAGTGGAATGTCAAATGAGCAGGTTGGTTTTAGAAAAGCAACGGATGGGCACTTTTATGTCGATATTGTTGTTAGTGGTGTGAAGCTAAAATGTCTGGTTGATACAGGTGCCTCAGATACAGTGTTATCACAAAAAGATGCTATAAGACTGGGAGTCGATCCTAGAACTCTCAACTACAGCAAGGAATATAGTACTGCTAACGGAAAGATAAGGGCAGCTCCTGTGATCTTAAGAGATGTCTATCTAAGAAGTTATTATCTCCCTTACTTGGAGGTAAGTGTGTCGGGAGTGAGAGAGCAGGAAAGATCTCTATTGGGTATGTCATTCTTAAAACATTTTGATTTTTTTATAAAAAAAGATGTTTTATTTTTGCTACAAAAATAATCTTCGAATTATCTAGCAAAAATTGGCGGTTTGTATTACTCTTACCTCGGAATTATTTTTAATATATTGTAGATCTCTTTTAGAATCCAAAGAAAATTCATTTGTGTATTAAGAGGTTTGCTGAAAATTAAAACTTTCCTGAAAGAATGTGCAAAATTTCTTGTAATGCCGTTATTGATGAAAAATTTCAGAAGTGTTTCTAAGGCAAGGTTATTGCTCTTCCTCTCTGGTTTTTGCCTTGCAGTTCCCGCTCCGCTGAATGCGTCGAATCTGAAAAATGGTGATGAAGTTGTAACTGAGACTATTTATTCGAAGGGGAAAGGCGTGTACTACAAGAAGGTTGCTGGTACAGGGCTTTTGAGTAAAGTAAGTACAACATTCAGTGCATTAAGAAATTCCAAGATTAGTGATGAGAAACACTTCGTTGACAGGGAAGGTAGTGCTATCAAGTTCAATCGTACACCGCACGATTCGCAGGGTAATTCTTCCCAATCAACAATTCAAGCGGATAAATTGCAAGGTGGAAATCTATCTCGAGCAGAAGGTTCAACGTTAAACCTTCATAAAGCTAATGTCTTTGGTCTTGAAAAAGTAGCAACGCAGGATGATCCGAACAATAAAAATCGTCGTACAATTGGTGCACGCTTTACAGTCACTAACGAGTTTAGTGATTCAAATGGCAATGCGGTAAATATGTCCGAGTTTGGCGCTCTTTTGCCACTGTTATCCATAGAAGATAATCTTATTTATATTGATCTTAAATCGAAATTGTACGATGCCAAAGAAGGTGAGGTCAGTACAGGAGTTGTTTTTCGTAGAAAAATGTCCCCTTTGCTCACGGGAGGTATAAACTTATTCACAGATGTACGCTTCTTACCTGAGGGTAATTATAGATGGTACTCGC
This genomic window from Neorickettsia risticii str. Illinois contains:
- the hemF gene encoding oxygen-dependent coproporphyrinogen oxidase: MLGEKKDTAAAWFRELRDRIRDEFIAIEKDFDPNFQSGFAVESWEREGGGGGEMSLMYGTVFEKIGVNISTVHGIFSEDFASKIPGAAENGGKFWASGISLVAHMSSPLVPAVHMNTRMIVTDKYWFGGGADLTPMYYNEEDAKSFHAEFKETCDRHDSKYYDEFSKWADEYFYIKHRNEPRGIGGIFYDYLRTDDWEKDFAFTKDVGKCFLSVYPKIVRKNMHLSYTNEQRQFQLLKRGRYVEFNLLYDRGTEFGLKTGGNVKAILMSLPPVVEWRDF
- a CDS encoding TIGR02281 family clan AA aspartic protease, producing the protein MEFVYLLVVLAVFFFICWQTSSRSGSGGLLSLLVWGIVICLVVSIYNTGDRIFQNKLLGEIYEKVQSGMSNEQVGFRKATDGHFYVDIVVSGVKLKCLVDTGASDTVLSQKDAIRLGVDPRTLNYSKEYSTANGKIRAAPVILRDVYLRSYYLPYLEVSVSGVREQERSLLGMSFLKHFDFFIKKDVLFLLQK